In Methanocaldococcus lauensis, a single genomic region encodes these proteins:
- the glmM gene encoding phosphoglucosamine mutase, which translates to MGKLFGTSGIRMKNLSPKIAYKVGLAIAKKYKNVVIGRDTRTTGKLIETALSAGVLRGGGEITTIGVVPTPVLGFNARNYDVGVMITASHNPPEYNGIKLFNKNGLAFNKKEEDEIEEIIFKKDFNEVNWDEVGEIWEDNKCIKNYMDYILEKIEVNKKFNVVVDCANASACLVSPYLFTDVGCHVISVNSHMDGRFIGRLPEPNEKNLKKTMDMIKGLNSDRNSYIGIAHDGDADRMVAIDEKGRLADFDKLLAAFSRYIVEKTGTKTIVTTVDASMVIDEYLKDLDVEVKRTKVGDVYVAEEMIKSSSIFGGEPSGTWIHGDIHLTPDGILSGLRVLEMLEFYNKKLYEILDEIPSYINLREKIYCEDEKKEKVMNYVIENGEKIFKTPPETVDGARFNLPNGWILIRPSGTEPYIRIRVEAKNMSLAKDLLEKGIKLVKNGLSLT; encoded by the coding sequence ATGGGTAAATTGTTTGGAACTTCTGGAATAAGGATGAAAAATTTATCTCCAAAAATTGCATATAAAGTAGGGTTAGCAATAGCTAAGAAGTATAAAAATGTTGTTATTGGGAGGGATACACGAACTACTGGAAAGTTAATTGAAACTGCACTATCTGCTGGTGTTTTAAGAGGAGGTGGAGAGATAACAACTATAGGAGTAGTTCCTACTCCTGTATTAGGTTTTAATGCGAGAAATTATGATGTTGGAGTTATGATAACTGCCTCTCATAATCCACCAGAATACAATGGAATAAAGCTTTTCAATAAAAATGGCTTAGCATTTAATAAAAAAGAAGAAGATGAAATTGAAGAAATTATATTCAAAAAAGATTTTAATGAGGTAAATTGGGATGAAGTGGGAGAAATATGGGAAGATAATAAATGTATAAAAAATTATATGGACTACATCTTAGAAAAGATTGAAGTAAATAAAAAATTTAATGTAGTTGTTGATTGTGCCAATGCTTCTGCCTGCTTAGTATCTCCTTATCTATTTACAGACGTTGGTTGCCATGTAATATCAGTTAATAGCCATATGGATGGAAGATTTATTGGTAGATTACCAGAACCTAATGAAAAAAACCTTAAAAAAACTATGGATATGATTAAAGGATTAAATTCTGATAGAAATAGTTATATTGGAATTGCACACGATGGGGATGCAGATAGAATGGTAGCAATAGACGAAAAAGGAAGATTAGCAGATTTTGATAAATTATTAGCGGCATTTTCAAGATATATAGTTGAAAAAACTGGAACTAAAACTATAGTTACTACGGTAGATGCTTCAATGGTCATTGATGAATATTTAAAAGACTTAGATGTTGAAGTAAAAAGAACTAAAGTTGGAGATGTTTATGTTGCCGAAGAAATGATTAAATCTTCATCTATCTTTGGTGGAGAACCTTCTGGCACTTGGATTCATGGAGATATTCACTTAACTCCTGATGGAATTCTAAGTGGATTGAGAGTTTTAGAGATGTTAGAATTTTACAATAAGAAATTATATGAAATTTTGGATGAAATTCCTTCATATATAAATTTGAGAGAAAAAATTTACTGTGAAGATGAAAAAAAAGAAAAAGTAATGAATTATGTTATTGAAAATGGGGAAAAAATTTTTAAAACTCCCCCAGAAACTGTTGATGGAGCAAGGTTTAACTTGCCAAATGGTTGGATTTTAATAAGACCTTCTGGAACTGAGCCATATATTAGAATTAGAGTTGAAGCGAAAAATATGAGTTTAGCTAAAGATTTATTAGAAAAAGGAATAAAGTTGGTTAAAAATGGGCTTTCATTAACATAA
- a CDS encoding 4Fe-4S binding protein → MIITILDRCRVNEECKTCPFYSKTSKCIEACPTDAIFLLNNKSFSCLTCGECERNCPNKAIKRNKFGGLYVDRRRCNGCGICANVCPINIIKIVEKDGKKFPMGICSMCGVCVEVCPYNARVSSYELIQTKREKLSESYLKVLENLTKVKLVEASKPQKNIIEKKERKSIKIDRDKCIGCLRCSYLCPRETIIPDSINGCTSCNLCGENCPKDAIKNGVVDYDKCILCFKCVEICPNDALKVENFKVVKVKENKKIQPTSYCINCGLCSLNCPSGSLRFENGNLFYSPDVCWKCFKCVEICPNDVRRLKNDIIVGGCSLCGICINNCKEDAISITTVEFKSIKDENCILCGTCSNVCPKDAIIIDRSNKVVLFTDDCILCETCAIHCPRDVIPNTTGYKKIVDKENSFIRTDMDFCIKCGLCNKVCPNNCIDYGVIDTDICEYCGACYNICPTRAIYLHRKWKVKEPIRD, encoded by the coding sequence ATGATCATAACAATATTGGACAGATGTAGAGTAAATGAAGAGTGTAAAACCTGCCCATTTTATAGTAAAACATCAAAATGCATTGAAGCATGTCCTACCGATGCGATATTTTTGTTAAATAATAAGAGTTTTTCCTGTTTAACCTGTGGAGAGTGTGAAAGAAATTGCCCAAATAAGGCAATTAAAAGAAACAAGTTTGGAGGACTTTATGTTGATAGGAGAAGATGTAACGGTTGTGGAATTTGTGCAAATGTCTGTCCAATAAATATAATAAAAATTGTAGAAAAAGATGGGAAAAAGTTTCCAATGGGAATTTGTTCGATGTGTGGAGTTTGCGTTGAAGTATGCCCTTACAATGCAAGAGTAAGTTCTTATGAATTAATACAAACTAAAAGAGAAAAATTATCTGAGAGTTATTTAAAAGTCTTAGAAAATCTCACAAAAGTTAAACTTGTAGAAGCTTCAAAACCACAAAAAAATATTATTGAGAAGAAAGAGAGAAAATCTATTAAAATTGATAGAGATAAGTGTATTGGATGTTTAAGATGCTCCTATCTATGTCCAAGAGAAACAATAATTCCTGATTCTATAAATGGATGTACTTCCTGTAATCTCTGTGGAGAGAATTGTCCAAAAGATGCTATTAAAAATGGAGTAGTAGATTATGATAAATGTATTCTTTGCTTTAAATGTGTAGAAATCTGCCCAAATGATGCTTTAAAGGTTGAAAACTTTAAAGTTGTTAAAGTTAAGGAAAATAAAAAGATTCAACCTACAAGTTACTGTATAAACTGTGGATTGTGCTCTCTGAATTGTCCAAGTGGATCTTTGAGATTTGAGAATGGGAACTTATTTTATAGCCCAGATGTATGTTGGAAATGTTTTAAATGTGTAGAAATCTGCCCTAACGATGTTAGAAGGTTAAAAAACGATATTATTGTTGGAGGATGCTCTTTGTGTGGTATATGTATAAATAACTGTAAAGAAGATGCAATATCAATAACAACTGTTGAATTCAAGAGTATTAAAGATGAAAACTGCATACTCTGTGGAACTTGCTCAAATGTGTGTCCAAAAGATGCCATAATTATAGATAGGAGTAATAAAGTGGTTTTATTTACTGATGACTGTATATTGTGTGAGACATGTGCTATTCATTGTCCAAGAGATGTAATTCCAAATACAACTGGTTATAAGAAAATAGTTGATAAAGAAAATTCATTTATTAGAACTGATATGGATTTCTGTATAAAGTGTGGCTTATGCAATAAAGTATGTCCAAACAACTGCATAGACTATGGAGTTATTGATACAGATATTTGTGAATACTGTGGAGCCTGTTACAACATTTGCCCTACAAGAGCTATATATCTCCACAGAAAGTGGAAAGTTAAAGAGCCAATAAGAGATTAG
- the ehbF gene encoding energy conserving hydrogenase EhbF — translation MNYLPMIIIFPLIMAIIMNLLHGKEKIVKYLTFLIAIILIILPFIGQYGYYYFGGYGVVDGWVSGIAYYYNPLKQAVLVVLAIIASLVLIAGMGEKLKNNMFVTLSLMGFASVAAMVLADDLFNFYVFFEIISIVQVGLLFLSGTEEAYKSGLRYMIMGNIAASLMLLGIAFLLASTGTLNITDMKKYILSDNPMIYGGLLLLVVGLAYGSGLPPFHNVKADIYARAKGFISAILQTYSKFILVGFMLIILKLFNGLSYFSGTHAVLLALGVLAMVFGVVMALLQSDYKKLLSYHAISQAGYVATGLALGTPLGIVAGIFHAINHVIYKSALFLGAYIVSHKKGSDLHKLGGLLPIIPSVAFMVLCAKLAISGVPPFNGFQSKWMLAQAAMQVNMPEIAIIMIIVSIGTFVSMMKAFYLIYLKPVDEETLKEYQSKGVPKLAVFSLFILTSLCIILGIYPEIVTKYLFNYAYELGVPYCLK, via the coding sequence ATGAATTATCTTCCAATGATAATTATATTTCCACTCATTATGGCAATAATAATGAATTTACTGCATGGAAAGGAAAAGATAGTTAAATATCTAACATTTTTAATAGCGATTATTTTGATTATTCTTCCATTTATTGGGCAGTATGGATATTACTACTTTGGAGGTTATGGGGTTGTTGATGGATGGGTTTCAGGGATTGCCTATTACTACAATCCACTAAAGCAGGCAGTTCTTGTAGTTTTGGCAATAATTGCTTCTCTTGTTTTAATTGCTGGAATGGGAGAAAAATTAAAAAATAATATGTTCGTAACTCTCTCTTTAATGGGATTTGCAAGCGTTGCGGCAATGGTTTTAGCTGACGATCTATTTAACTTCTATGTATTTTTTGAAATAATATCAATTGTTCAAGTGGGGTTATTATTTTTATCTGGAACTGAAGAGGCATATAAGTCTGGATTAAGATACATGATAATGGGAAATATTGCCGCTTCGTTAATGCTGTTAGGAATTGCCTTTTTATTGGCATCTACAGGAACTTTAAACATAACAGATATGAAAAAATATATTTTGTCTGATAATCCTATGATATATGGAGGTTTGTTACTTTTAGTGGTTGGTTTAGCTTATGGTTCTGGACTTCCACCATTTCACAATGTTAAAGCAGACATATATGCAAGGGCAAAGGGATTTATTTCTGCAATACTGCAAACATATTCAAAATTTATATTAGTTGGATTTATGCTGATTATTTTAAAATTATTCAATGGATTGTCTTATTTTTCAGGAACTCATGCAGTTTTATTGGCATTGGGAGTTTTAGCAATGGTGTTTGGAGTAGTAATGGCTCTATTACAGAGTGATTATAAAAAACTTTTATCTTATCACGCTATAAGTCAGGCGGGATATGTTGCCACAGGATTGGCATTAGGAACGCCTTTGGGGATAGTTGCTGGAATTTTTCACGCAATAAACCACGTTATTTATAAAAGTGCCTTGTTTTTGGGGGCGTATATTGTAAGCCATAAAAAAGGTAGTGATTTACACAAGTTAGGAGGGTTACTCCCTATAATACCTTCTGTTGCATTTATGGTTTTGTGTGCCAAACTTGCCATTTCAGGAGTTCCACCATTTAATGGGTTTCAGAGTAAATGGATGCTTGCTCAGGCGGCAATGCAAGTGAATATGCCAGAAATAGCTATAATAATGATAATTGTTAGTATTGGAACTTTTGTTTCTATGATGAAAGCTTTCTATTTGATATATTTAAAGCCAGTTGATGAGGAAACTTTAAAAGAATATCAAAGTAAGGGAGTTCCTAAACTTGCAGTATTTAGTTTATTTATATTAACATCATTGTGTATAATCCTTGGAATTTACCCAGAGATTGTAACAAAGTATCTTTTTAATTATGCATATGAATTGGGAGTTCCTTATTGTTTAAAATAA
- a CDS encoding Na(+)/H(+) antiporter subunit B, which yields MSSKRDLVTAVSFFVFGASILYSLSNMHVNPGVNLVYLTHYIIPNYVCSVIFGWRAYDTLGECLVLVVAVMVSWVVFGKSLYDNTYLKELFKAPETDDYITLKGWGEYTPIIKFLAFPASVFMVALGIVTILGGHITPGGGFQGGALIASALILSVVAFGSKSPLWFDHKYLEKLEAIGALTYLLLGVVGMFIGGYYLFIFTSFDNISIFPAPKEIVTAGIIPYLNIAVGLKVLAGLSTAAFLLSCEKVIIERIEKSEEILNK from the coding sequence ATGAGCTCTAAAAGAGATTTAGTTACAGCAGTTTCATTCTTTGTGTTTGGAGCGTCTATACTATACAGTTTATCCAATATGCATGTAAATCCAGGAGTTAATTTAGTTTATTTAACTCATTATATTATTCCAAACTATGTTTGTTCAGTTATATTTGGATGGAGAGCTTATGATACTTTGGGAGAATGTTTAGTTTTAGTTGTTGCTGTTATGGTTTCTTGGGTAGTATTTGGAAAATCTTTATATGATAATACATACTTAAAAGAACTTTTTAAAGCTCCGGAAACTGATGATTATATAACTCTAAAAGGATGGGGAGAATATACACCAATAATTAAATTTTTAGCATTTCCTGCAAGTGTTTTTATGGTGGCACTGGGAATTGTAACAATATTAGGGGGACACATAACTCCTGGAGGAGGTTTTCAAGGAGGAGCATTAATAGCATCTGCTTTGATATTGTCAGTTGTAGCATTTGGTTCTAAAAGTCCATTGTGGTTTGATCACAAATACTTAGAAAAGTTAGAGGCAATAGGGGCTTTAACATATCTGTTGTTGGGAGTTGTAGGAATGTTTATTGGTGGCTATTATTTGTTTATCTTTACAAGTTTTGATAATATTTCAATATTCCCAGCACCAAAAGAAATAGTTACTGCTGGAATAATACCATATCTAAATATTGCCGTTGGATTAAAAGTTTTAGCAGGATTATCTACTGCAGCCTTTTTACTATCTTGTGAAAAAGTTATTATTGAGAGGATTGAAAAGTCAGAAGAAATTTTAAACAAATAA
- a CDS encoding cation:proton antiporter subunit C, translated as MDFQIVSFIASGILVIIGLYGVFFVDNILKKIIALEILGSGVNLVLITIGYNGGTIPIKLPNVPVEVFAKESAYPLTHALVLTNIVIEASMLAVMLGVSIILYKKYKTLKSSVILKED; from the coding sequence ATGGATTTCCAGATAGTTTCATTTATCGCTTCTGGAATTTTAGTAATTATAGGTTTGTATGGAGTATTTTTTGTTGATAATATTTTGAAAAAAATAATAGCATTGGAGATTTTGGGAAGTGGAGTAAATTTAGTTTTAATAACCATTGGATACAATGGAGGAACAATACCTATAAAACTTCCTAATGTTCCAGTAGAGGTTTTTGCTAAGGAATCTGCATATCCTCTAACTCACGCATTAGTTTTAACCAACATAGTTATTGAAGCATCTATGCTTGCAGTAATGCTTGGAGTTTCTATAATTTTATATAAAAAATATAAAACACTAAAAAGTTCTGTAATATTGAAAGAAGATTAA
- a CDS encoding (5-formylfuran-3-yl)methyl phosphate synthase, translating into MILLVSPIDVEEAKEAIAGGADIIDVKNPKEGSLGANFPWMIKAIRKITPKELLVSATVGDVPYKPGTISLAATGAAISGADYIKVGLYGVKNYYQAVELMKNVVKAVKDIDDSKIVVAAGYADAHRVGAVEPLIIPKIARDSGCDVAMLDTAIKDGKSLLDFQTKEILEEFVNECHDYGLKCALAGSIKKEHIPILKSIGTDIVGVRGAVCKGGDRNNGRIDRNLVKELKELCK; encoded by the coding sequence ATGATACTCTTAGTAAGTCCAATAGATGTTGAAGAGGCAAAAGAGGCTATTGCAGGAGGAGCAGATATAATAGATGTGAAAAACCCAAAAGAGGGTTCATTAGGGGCTAATTTCCCTTGGATGATTAAAGCAATAAGGAAAATTACTCCAAAAGAGCTATTAGTTAGCGCTACAGTTGGAGATGTCCCTTATAAACCTGGAACTATTTCATTAGCTGCAACAGGAGCGGCAATTAGTGGAGCAGACTATATAAAAGTTGGATTATATGGCGTTAAAAACTACTATCAGGCAGTTGAGTTAATGAAAAATGTTGTTAAGGCTGTAAAAGATATTGATGATAGTAAAATTGTAGTTGCCGCAGGTTATGCTGACGCTCATAGAGTTGGGGCAGTTGAACCATTAATTATTCCAAAGATTGCGAGAGATTCTGGTTGTGACGTAGCGATGTTAGATACAGCAATAAAAGATGGAAAATCCCTTTTAGATTTCCAAACCAAAGAGATATTAGAAGAGTTTGTTAATGAATGCCACGATTATGGTTTAAAATGTGCCTTAGCGGGGTCAATAAAAAAGGAACACATTCCAATTTTAAAAAGTATTGGAACTGATATTGTTGGAGTTAGAGGTGCTGTATGTAAAGGAGGAGATAGAAACAATGGAAGAATTGATAGAAATTTAGTAAAAGAATTAAAAGAGCTTTGCAAATAG
- a CDS encoding 4Fe-4S binding protein, which yields MEDLKNFAKIFLTGIYENLERIIFGSGRYTSLEMREAILSGKIKIPRTVIEDLCIGCEGCANVCPTKAIEMIPIEPIKITENYVKDKIPKINYEKCVYCLYCHDFCPVFSVFNEISPIHPRDVGEDYIEIDISKILKKKVEISEEQLNRICSILSINLRRIIKE from the coding sequence TTGGAAGATCTAAAAAATTTTGCTAAAATATTTTTAACTGGGATATATGAAAACTTAGAAAGAATTATTTTTGGTTCAGGAAGATATACAAGTTTAGAGATGAGAGAGGCTATACTATCTGGAAAAATTAAGATTCCAAGAACAGTAATTGAAGATCTCTGTATAGGTTGTGAAGGATGTGCAAATGTTTGTCCAACTAAGGCAATTGAGATGATACCTATTGAGCCAATTAAAATAACTGAAAATTATGTAAAAGATAAGATTCCAAAAATTAATTATGAAAAATGTGTATATTGCCTATATTGCCACGATTTTTGTCCAGTTTTTTCTGTATTTAATGAAATATCGCCAATACACCCAAGGGATGTTGGTGAAGATTATATAGAAATTGATATTTCAAAAATATTAAAGAAAAAAGTTGAAATTTCTGAAGAACAATTAAATAGAATTTGTTCCATATTATCAATTAATTTAAGGAGAATTATTAAAGAATAA